In the Chloroherpetonaceae bacterium genome, one interval contains:
- the rpsP gene encoding 30S ribosomal protein S16, translating into MVKIRLRRIGRKKLPIYQLVATDARARRDGAFLEDLGRYEPKKKPHAVTLKEDRVAYWLSVGAQPTATARSIIRSTGLLLRLHLERKGKSAEEIAAELEKWRQQRDARLRRNLEKKALRRKKKKEAEAKAKEGASA; encoded by the coding sequence ATGGTTAAAATTCGTCTGCGTCGAATTGGCAGAAAAAAATTGCCGATTTATCAACTGGTAGCGACCGATGCGCGGGCACGGCGCGACGGGGCATTTTTGGAAGACCTTGGTCGCTACGAGCCAAAGAAAAAGCCACATGCCGTGACGCTCAAGGAAGACCGCGTGGCGTATTGGCTGAGTGTGGGGGCGCAGCCAACTGCAACGGCACGTAGCATTATCCGTAGCACAGGACTGTTGCTCCGACTGCACTTGGAGCGGAAAGGCAAAAGCGCCGAAGAAATTGCAGCAGAGCTGGAAAAGTGGCGCCAGCAACGTGATGCACGCCTTAGGCGCAACCTTGAAAAAAAGGCTCTGCGACGCAAGAAAAAGAAAGAAGCTGAAGCAAAAGCAAAAGAAGGTGCTTCAGCGTAG
- the ffh gene encoding signal recognition particle protein, producing MFEALSDRIDSALRKLSGQARINEVNIGNALRDIKRALLDADVNYAVAKQFVEEVRKKALGQEVIKSVKPSQMIVKIVYDELTALMGGEQAELNLKTNRIPAVVMVAGLQGSGKTTFAAKLALHLKKKGRNPLLVAADIYRPAAIDQLKTLGAQIDVPVFALEEEKNAVKVAKEGVEFARKNARDVAIIDTAGRLQIDEEMMQEAEDIKKALNPEEILFVVDAMIGQEAVNTAKAFNERLDFDGVVLTKMDGDTRGGAALSIKSVVHKPIKFISQGEKLEDLDIFYPDRMAQRILGMGDIVTFVEKAQEKLDLQKAQELQKKLLENDFNLEDFYAQIQEIKKLGSLQAIASMIPGMNKLIPAQEINEKDLKKVEAIICSMTKEERRNPDIINGSRRARIARGSGTTVQEVNALLKQFNEMKKMMKSINKMAAAGRKISLENLPIGKMFQR from the coding sequence ATGTTTGAGGCACTGAGCGACAGAATAGACAGTGCGCTCCGCAAGCTATCTGGGCAAGCGCGTATCAATGAGGTGAATATCGGCAATGCACTGCGCGACATTAAGCGCGCGCTGTTAGATGCCGATGTCAATTATGCCGTCGCCAAGCAGTTCGTCGAAGAGGTTCGCAAGAAAGCGCTAGGGCAAGAGGTCATCAAAAGCGTCAAGCCCTCGCAGATGATTGTCAAAATCGTCTACGATGAGCTGACGGCGCTAATGGGTGGTGAGCAAGCGGAGCTGAATCTCAAAACCAACCGCATTCCGGCGGTGGTGATGGTAGCAGGCTTGCAAGGCTCTGGTAAAACAACCTTCGCTGCAAAATTAGCGCTGCATCTCAAAAAGAAGGGACGCAATCCGCTCTTGGTGGCGGCAGACATTTATCGCCCAGCAGCTATAGACCAACTGAAAACACTGGGGGCGCAAATTGATGTGCCTGTCTTTGCGCTGGAGGAAGAGAAAAATGCGGTCAAGGTAGCCAAAGAAGGCGTCGAGTTTGCCCGCAAAAATGCGCGAGATGTAGCCATCATTGACACCGCTGGTCGCTTGCAAATTGACGAAGAGATGATGCAGGAAGCCGAGGATATCAAAAAGGCACTAAACCCTGAGGAAATTCTCTTCGTCGTCGATGCAATGATAGGTCAGGAAGCGGTCAACACCGCAAAAGCCTTTAACGAGCGACTGGATTTCGATGGCGTAGTGCTCACCAAAATGGACGGCGACACGCGCGGAGGTGCTGCACTTTCCATCAAAAGTGTGGTGCACAAGCCCATCAAGTTCATCAGTCAAGGCGAAAAGTTAGAAGACCTTGATATTTTCTATCCTGACCGAATGGCACAGCGCATTCTCGGTATGGGCGATATTGTTACCTTTGTCGAGAAAGCGCAAGAAAAATTAGACCTCCAAAAAGCTCAAGAGCTGCAAAAGAAACTGCTCGAGAATGACTTTAACTTAGAAGATTTCTACGCGCAGATTCAGGAAATTAAAAAGTTGGGGTCGCTGCAAGCAATTGCGTCAATGATTCCCGGAATGAACAAGCTCATTCCTGCTCAGGAAATCAATGAGAAGGATTTGAAAAAAGTGGAGGCAATCATTTGTTCTATGACGAAAGAGGAGCGCCGCAATCCCGACATTATCAATGGTAGCCGGCGCGCACGCATTGCACGAGGCAGCGGTACAACGGTGCAGGAAGTCAATGCGCTCCTTAAGCAATTCAACGAGATGAAGAAAATGATGAAATCCATCAACAAGATGGCGGCAGCAGGGCGCAAAATTTCGCTCGAAAATCTCCCAATCGGCAAAATGTTTCAACGGTAG
- a CDS encoding NTP transferase domain-containing protein — translation MTALYGLVLAGGKSTRMGRDKGSLSYHGVSQRVFAAHLLSEFCRDVFISCRAEQVPLLEPELKPLVDTFCDVGPAGGILTALHFRPESAWLVVACDLPFLSSKALQMLVDARDPNKVATAYQNPDDRLPEPLIAIYEPKSREGLLAAVQQGKTCPRKFLLSADCKFILPEKREIVANINTPEEYEQAIAAIVRQA, via the coding sequence ATGACTGCACTTTACGGGTTGGTGCTGGCAGGTGGCAAAAGCACGCGAATGGGGCGCGACAAAGGCTCGCTAAGTTATCATGGCGTGTCGCAGCGCGTCTTTGCGGCGCATTTGCTCTCTGAATTTTGCCGAGATGTGTTTATTTCTTGCCGTGCCGAGCAAGTGCCTTTGCTCGAGCCTGAGTTAAAGCCACTGGTTGATACCTTCTGCGATGTAGGACCTGCAGGTGGCATCTTGACAGCACTGCATTTCAGACCAGAATCGGCATGGCTGGTTGTGGCGTGCGACTTGCCATTTCTTTCCAGCAAAGCGCTGCAGATGCTGGTTGATGCCAGAGACCCAAACAAAGTTGCTACCGCTTACCAAAATCCAGATGACCGCCTACCTGAACCCTTGATTGCCATCTACGAACCCAAGAGCCGCGAGGGCTTGCTGGCGGCTGTGCAGCAAGGCAAAACCTGTCCGCGCAAATTTTTGCTAAGCGCTGACTGCAAGTTCATCTTGCCAGAAAAGCGCGAGATTGTTGCCAATATCAACACGCCTGAAGAGTATGAACAAGCAATTGCAGCCATAGTGCGTCAGGCGTAG
- a CDS encoding Uma2 family endonuclease yields MKTLEEKCYTCEEYLAFEEKEGRRYDFRDCQVMDAKFYEETIEIETGASEQHQIICSNLIIELDRLFRETNCRVMPSGIRVQAGKLDTYPDIVVVCGESRYREPKTNTGRDTLTNPIVLIEVLSESTRDRDRGEKFQAYRTIPTLQDFIAIEQDSVFVEHFTKLKEGKWLLCEYSRREFLA; encoded by the coding sequence ATGAAAACACTGGAAGAGAAATGCTACACTTGCGAAGAATATCTGGCTTTCGAAGAAAAAGAAGGTCGCCGCTACGATTTTCGGGACTGCCAAGTCATGGATGCGAAATTCTACGAAGAGACTATTGAAATTGAAACGGGCGCGTCGGAACAGCACCAAATTATTTGCAGCAATCTTATCATAGAACTGGACAGATTGTTTCGTGAAACAAACTGCCGCGTGATGCCGAGCGGGATCAGAGTGCAAGCGGGAAAGTTGGACACATATCCAGATATTGTGGTAGTGTGTGGCGAGTCTCGGTATCGAGAGCCTAAGACCAACACAGGACGCGACACGCTCACAAATCCCATCGTCCTCATAGAAGTGCTCTCAGAATCCACACGCGACCGAGACCGAGGCGAGAAGTTTCAGGCATACCGCACAATTCCGACGCTGCAGGATTTTATCGCCATTGAGCAAGATAGCGTGTTCGTAGAGCACTTTACTAAACTCAAGGAAGGTAAATGGCTTCTATGTGAATACAGTAGACGAGAGTTTCTTGCTTAG
- the moaC gene encoding cyclic pyranopterin monophosphate synthase MoaC, which produces MSNDKSFSHLDSGGNPTMVNVSEKPVTHRLAKAQAIVELGEEILSQLQNGEIQTAKGAVFQTAIIAGVMAAKKTGELIPLCHPLGLENCQIAIAPISNSEVKIECTAELYGKTGVEMEALIGATLAALTIYDMCKALSHKILIREIKLLEKRGGKSDFKQD; this is translated from the coding sequence ATGTCAAACGACAAGAGCTTTTCTCATCTGGATAGCGGCGGCAACCCCACAATGGTAAATGTGAGCGAAAAGCCAGTTACGCATCGATTAGCCAAAGCACAGGCAATTGTAGAACTTGGAGAAGAAATTCTCTCTCAATTGCAAAATGGTGAGATTCAAACTGCAAAAGGTGCTGTCTTCCAAACTGCCATTATCGCCGGCGTCATGGCAGCCAAGAAAACAGGCGAGCTGATTCCACTCTGCCACCCGCTTGGCTTAGAAAACTGCCAGATTGCGATTGCACCGATTTCCAACAGTGAAGTAAAAATTGAGTGCACCGCAGAACTCTACGGCAAAACAGGCGTGGAAATGGAAGCCTTAATAGGTGCGACACTTGCGGCGCTCACGATTTACGATATGTGCAAAGCACTTTCGCACAAAATCCTCATCAGAGAAATTAAATTGCTTGAAAAGCGAGGCGGAAAATCTGACTTCAAACAGGACTGA
- a CDS encoding alpha/beta hydrolase produces the protein MSTTPTLPASPTEKFLLYKREIEARLHSRKPREQRYARYEQALIEKSYFVRLNGAVHHYHDSHPEAPPEMPTIILIHGWDCWWMWWHEVIQHLNAAGVRTVAYDLKGHGWSDEGTDYSLDALSADLHALVQHLGLKRYHIAAFSLGSFVALNYAQRFESEIGSLTFFNFGIFPNSERLEKVIPTVIPFIFDKFLRKIKVWWLIYAYARLTLARNHTSKENILVGVNSLRFISGKAIRETAKALAKREVTENLPRQMANLSIPVLLVAGKGDQVVSWKHTKALYEYAKNGRFELIKKCGHLITLELPKRTAELILSQINLASQPYAVSLSPSSAA, from the coding sequence ATGAGCACTACTCCAACACTGCCAGCGTCGCCCACTGAAAAGTTCTTGCTCTACAAGCGCGAGATTGAAGCGCGCCTCCACAGCCGTAAGCCACGTGAGCAACGCTATGCCCGCTACGAGCAAGCGCTAATTGAAAAAAGCTACTTTGTGCGTCTCAATGGCGCAGTGCATCACTACCACGACTCGCACCCTGAAGCGCCACCCGAAATGCCAACTATTATTCTCATTCACGGGTGGGATTGCTGGTGGATGTGGTGGCACGAAGTCATTCAGCACCTTAACGCAGCAGGTGTGCGCACCGTCGCCTACGACCTCAAAGGGCACGGTTGGTCTGATGAGGGTACAGACTACTCGCTGGATGCGCTCTCTGCGGATTTGCATGCACTGGTGCAGCACCTTGGTCTGAAACGCTATCACATTGCTGCCTTCTCACTCGGCTCGTTTGTTGCCCTAAACTATGCTCAACGTTTTGAGTCTGAAATCGGCTCACTCACCTTTTTCAACTTCGGCATTTTCCCGAACAGTGAACGGCTCGAGAAGGTGATTCCCACTGTCATTCCGTTTATTTTCGACAAGTTCCTGCGCAAAATCAAAGTCTGGTGGCTGATTTACGCATATGCGCGTCTGACACTGGCGCGTAACCACACCAGCAAGGAAAACATCTTAGTAGGCGTCAATAGCTTGCGCTTTATCTCTGGGAAAGCCATTCGTGAAACAGCAAAAGCGCTCGCTAAACGAGAAGTAACCGAAAATCTGCCTAGGCAAATGGCAAATCTCTCCATTCCTGTTTTACTGGTAGCAGGAAAAGGCGACCAAGTGGTAAGCTGGAAACATACCAAAGCGCTGTATGAATACGCCAAGAATGGTCGCTTTGAGCTTATCAAGAAATGTGGGCACTTGATTACGCTCGAGCTGCCAAAACGCACGGCTGAGCTGATTCTAAGCCAGATAAACTTAGCATCACAGCCTTACGCAGTGTCGCTCTCGCCTTCCAGTGCTGCATAG
- the purB gene encoding adenylosuccinate lyase → MIARYSPPDMAAIWTDEAKMQRWLEIELAAVEARVKLGEVPESDYEEIRRKARFEVARVQEIEKSTKHDVIAFLSNVAEHVGSASRHIHQGMTSSDVLDTALALQLRDAGKILLADIDRLLTILAKRAQEFKYTLQIGRTHGVHAEPITFGLKLALWYEEMKRNRQRLERAVETISVGKISGAVGTFEHLSPKVEEYVCKKLGLKPEPIATQVIQRDRHAEYLCTLAIVAASIEKFSVECRHLQRTEVLETEEFFSEGQKGSSAMPHKRNPITFERLTGLARVIRANALAGLENIALWHERDISHSSVERIIMPDSTIALCYILREFANAIEKLLVYPDKMLRNFEHSFGLVASQAVMLALTTKGLTREAAYALVQRNAMRSWKEKIQLKDLILSDAEIRTHLSEEEIEHIFSSDAWMKKLRKNVDYLFRRVGLAKSRSK, encoded by the coding sequence GTGATAGCACGCTACTCACCGCCAGATATGGCAGCTATCTGGACAGACGAAGCCAAAATGCAGCGCTGGCTTGAAATTGAATTAGCCGCTGTTGAAGCACGGGTGAAACTGGGCGAAGTGCCTGAGTCAGATTACGAAGAAATTCGGCGCAAGGCGCGCTTTGAAGTGGCACGCGTGCAAGAAATTGAAAAAAGCACCAAGCACGATGTGATTGCCTTTTTAAGCAACGTGGCTGAACATGTGGGCAGCGCTTCACGCCACATCCATCAAGGAATGACCTCGAGCGATGTGTTAGATACGGCGTTAGCGCTGCAACTGCGTGATGCAGGCAAGATCTTGCTGGCAGACATTGACCGACTCCTTACCATTCTGGCGAAGCGTGCACAGGAATTCAAATATACTCTGCAGATAGGACGGACGCACGGCGTGCACGCTGAGCCTATCACCTTCGGCTTAAAGCTGGCGCTTTGGTATGAAGAGATGAAACGCAATCGCCAGAGATTGGAGCGCGCAGTTGAAACAATCAGCGTAGGCAAAATCAGCGGTGCAGTGGGCACATTTGAGCATCTGTCACCAAAGGTGGAAGAATACGTGTGCAAAAAGTTGGGCTTAAAGCCAGAACCGATTGCCACACAGGTTATTCAGCGCGACCGCCACGCTGAATACCTTTGCACGCTGGCTATTGTGGCAGCTTCAATTGAAAAGTTTTCTGTAGAATGCCGACACCTTCAACGCACAGAAGTGTTAGAGACTGAGGAATTCTTCAGCGAAGGTCAGAAAGGCAGCTCCGCAATGCCGCATAAGCGCAATCCGATTACCTTTGAACGGCTAACAGGGCTTGCCAGAGTAATTCGTGCCAATGCTCTTGCTGGCTTGGAAAACATTGCACTCTGGCACGAGCGCGACATCTCGCATAGCTCGGTTGAGCGCATCATTATGCCTGATTCAACCATTGCCCTCTGCTACATCTTGCGCGAGTTTGCAAATGCAATAGAGAAACTGCTGGTCTATCCCGATAAGATGCTGAGGAACTTTGAGCATTCTTTTGGTCTAGTGGCTTCGCAAGCTGTGATGTTAGCACTGACAACAAAAGGGCTAACGCGAGAAGCAGCCTACGCACTCGTGCAACGCAATGCAATGCGCAGTTGGAAAGAAAAAATTCAACTAAAAGACCTGATTTTGAGCGACGCAGAAATTAGGACACACCTCTCCGAAGAGGAAATTGAACACATCTTTTCCAGTGATGCATGGATGAAAAAGCTGAGAAAAAATGTGGATTACCTTTTTCGCCGTGTGGGCTTAGCAAAAAGCCGCTCAAAGTAA
- the rpmE gene encoding 50S ribosomal protein L31, with protein sequence MKKGIHPNYVRCEVVCANCGNHFVTRSTQSFIKVDICNNCHPYYTGRQVLVDTAGRVERFNKRFAKKESAKA encoded by the coding sequence ATGAAAAAGGGAATTCATCCAAATTATGTGCGTTGCGAGGTGGTGTGCGCCAATTGTGGCAATCATTTCGTTACGCGCTCCACACAAAGTTTTATCAAGGTCGATATCTGCAACAACTGCCACCCGTATTACACAGGTCGGCAGGTTTTGGTGGATACAGCAGGCCGTGTTGAGCGCTTTAACAAGCGCTTTGCAAAGAAAGAATCTGCAAAAGCTTGA
- the frr gene encoding ribosome recycling factor has translation MSSTKEILSSAEQKMKKSLETVQHELASIRTGKATTALLDGVKVEAYGQLSPLRQVANVSVIDTKTLSVQVWDRSLASAVEKAIRESGMGLNPATEGQTIRVPIPPLTEERRKEYVKLCKKIAEEGKIAIRNVRRDAIHAIERAEKDKIISEDEKNRAKKEADALTQKFEKLIDESIAKKEKEIMEV, from the coding sequence ATGAGTTCAACCAAAGAAATTCTGAGTTCGGCTGAACAGAAGATGAAAAAGTCGCTCGAGACGGTTCAGCACGAACTGGCATCTATTCGCACGGGAAAAGCTACTACTGCTCTGCTCGATGGCGTCAAGGTGGAAGCATATGGACAGCTTTCACCGCTTCGGCAAGTTGCCAACGTGTCGGTAATTGATACCAAGACGCTCTCCGTGCAAGTCTGGGACCGCTCGCTGGCATCGGCGGTAGAGAAAGCGATTCGTGAGTCGGGAATGGGCTTAAATCCTGCAACCGAAGGGCAAACTATCCGCGTGCCGATTCCACCGCTTACGGAAGAGCGCCGCAAGGAATATGTCAAGCTTTGCAAGAAAATTGCGGAAGAGGGCAAAATTGCTATTCGCAACGTTCGCCGCGATGCTATTCACGCTATTGAACGCGCTGAAAAAGACAAAATTATCAGCGAAGACGAGAAAAATCGCGCCAAGAAGGAAGCAGACGCACTTACCCAGAAGTTCGAAAAGCTGATTGATGAGTCCATCGCTAAGAAAGAGAAAGAAATTATGGAAGTCTAA
- a CDS encoding DegV family EDD domain-containing protein, whose protein sequence is MPIAYLNGRRLKHAIIAGAESVIMRKEYLNKINVFPVADGDTGTNMALTLKSVVEGLYECDDSTVEAVVTCAADAALVGSRGNSGSILAQFYQGMAQGLAGKERITAPEFGASLIVARDYAYEAMLEPKEGTILTVIRDWTASISRLVQRTSDFKEILAESIKDAKSSLARTPDELIVNGVPILKKAGVVDSGAQGFVDMLQGIYDFMQKGNIREYLKRKFFSFSSREGEGATVEVNSDAIAFQYCTEFVLENGPNYDKKALRKALIEYGDSLIIGGSATKTKVHIHTNEPEKIFEIAARFGIVRQKKFEDMKAQHEAAFSKKPVGIVTDSTCDLPDEYLEQHDVRLVPLQVRFGDDEYLDRITISAEEFYKRLSTSSILPKTSQPATAAFKQVYEDMLRRYDSILGVFISSGISGTLQNARTTSKFFKDRKFAIVDSKITSLGMGFLIKEAVKLRDEGKTLTEIEARLNEMVPRIRAYFSLETIDNLVRGGRLSKSKGFLAKLLHINPVLTFDEKGKVVPFDKGVGSKGSLDKAIEHATRYLSGKKNIRIAVVYSDKLDRALYAKDRMAERFPDIEIELAQISPVLGTYGGPGTAAIIVFGE, encoded by the coding sequence ATGCCGATTGCATACTTGAATGGACGGCGCCTCAAGCATGCCATCATCGCAGGCGCAGAATCAGTTATTATGCGTAAGGAGTATCTGAATAAGATTAATGTCTTTCCAGTCGCCGATGGAGACACAGGCACAAATATGGCGCTGACGCTAAAGTCAGTTGTCGAGGGGCTATATGAATGTGATGATTCGACAGTGGAGGCTGTAGTCACCTGCGCTGCCGATGCTGCACTGGTTGGCTCGAGAGGAAATTCTGGTTCAATTCTGGCTCAGTTTTATCAAGGAATGGCACAGGGGCTTGCTGGCAAGGAGCGTATCACGGCTCCAGAATTTGGCGCTTCACTCATTGTTGCGCGCGACTACGCCTACGAAGCAATGCTCGAACCTAAGGAAGGCACTATTCTAACCGTTATTCGTGACTGGACTGCCAGCATCAGCCGATTGGTGCAACGCACCAGTGACTTTAAGGAAATCCTTGCCGAATCCATCAAAGATGCCAAAAGCTCTCTGGCGAGGACTCCTGATGAACTCATTGTCAACGGCGTGCCTATTTTGAAAAAAGCTGGCGTGGTGGACTCAGGAGCACAAGGCTTTGTCGATATGCTGCAAGGCATCTACGACTTTATGCAAAAGGGCAACATTCGTGAATACCTCAAACGTAAGTTCTTCTCATTCAGCAGCCGTGAAGGTGAAGGTGCAACGGTTGAGGTCAACAGCGATGCAATTGCATTTCAATACTGCACAGAGTTCGTCCTCGAAAACGGCCCGAATTATGACAAGAAAGCCCTTCGCAAAGCCCTCATTGAATACGGCGATTCACTCATTATTGGTGGCTCAGCTACTAAGACAAAAGTGCATATTCACACCAATGAACCTGAGAAGATTTTTGAGATTGCGGCTCGCTTTGGCATCGTGCGACAAAAGAAGTTCGAAGATATGAAAGCTCAGCACGAAGCCGCATTTAGCAAAAAGCCAGTCGGCATCGTTACTGACTCCACTTGCGACCTGCCTGATGAGTATCTCGAGCAGCATGACGTTCGACTTGTTCCACTGCAAGTGCGTTTTGGCGACGATGAATACTTAGACCGCATCACCATTTCTGCCGAAGAGTTCTATAAGCGCCTTAGCACCAGTTCGATTTTGCCCAAAACTTCACAGCCTGCAACGGCTGCTTTTAAGCAGGTCTATGAAGATATGCTTCGTCGATACGACAGCATTTTGGGCGTTTTCATTTCGTCAGGTATTTCAGGCACGCTGCAAAACGCTCGCACTACGAGCAAATTCTTCAAAGATCGCAAATTTGCTATCGTCGACAGCAAAATCACCTCGCTTGGTATGGGCTTTCTTATCAAGGAGGCAGTGAAACTGCGCGACGAAGGCAAGACCCTCACTGAAATCGAAGCCCGCTTAAACGAAATGGTTCCCCGCATTCGTGCCTACTTCAGCCTCGAGACGATTGACAATCTTGTGCGTGGCGGTCGCCTCTCAAAGTCTAAGGGCTTCCTAGCCAAGCTTTTGCATATTAACCCCGTGCTTACATTCGATGAAAAGGGCAAAGTGGTTCCCTTTGATAAGGGCGTAGGTAGCAAAGGCTCACTGGATAAAGCAATTGAGCACGCTACGCGCTACCTTTCTGGGAAGAAAAATATCCGAATTGCTGTAGTGTATTCCGATAAGCTTGATCGCGCCCTCTATGCCAAGGACCGAATGGCGGAGCGCTTTCCCGACATAGAGATTGAACTGGCTCAAATTTCACCCGTGTTAGGCACTTACGGTGGGCCGGGCACTGCGGCAATTATTGTCTTCGGTGAATAG
- a CDS encoding LytTR family transcriptional regulator: protein MNKFYQQMERQAFKLFGITGRGYAIGFAAWTMYGIVAAGFTALGTGVNMRHIEFLESNGQGGLTITMTSKHSIKVSRSYATELRKRIV, encoded by the coding sequence TTGAACAAATTCTACCAGCAGATGGAGCGACAAGCATTTAAACTTTTCGGTATCACGGGGCGCGGCTATGCCATCGGGTTCGCCGCTTGGACGATGTATGGCATAGTAGCGGCGGGCTTTACAGCGCTTGGCACCGGCGTCAATATGCGCCACATTGAATTTTTAGAATCTAATGGACAGGGCGGTCTAACCATTACGATGACGAGCAAACATAGCATTAAGGTCAGCCGCAGCTATGCCACTGAACTGCGTAAACGCATCGTGTAG
- a CDS encoding tetratricopeptide repeat protein, which yields MRKLFFLLWLPASVFAQTPDSLIMSYKATLAQGVNANSAKEITQARAGFEQLLETHPRKDLIHYYIGYCCYSLINTYREKGDQKKTELLIDDAIKHLEASLQLNQTSAEAMALLGLVYGMKASTGMFAGMQYGGKSSAMLEKAMALAPNNPRVLILQGINKFYTPAMFGGDKKKARELFKQATEIFEKNPPEPSVEPTWGYEEAFTWLGIAAFDAKEFDVAKAAFEKALAINPSYGWVKYYWLPKLAAAK from the coding sequence ATGAGAAAGCTCTTCTTTCTGCTCTGGCTTCCTGCCTCTGTTTTTGCGCAAACGCCCGACAGTCTTATTATGAGTTACAAAGCGACACTGGCACAAGGCGTCAATGCGAACAGCGCGAAAGAGATTACGCAGGCTCGCGCAGGCTTCGAGCAACTCTTGGAGACGCATCCGAGAAAAGATTTAATTCACTACTACATTGGCTACTGCTGCTACAGTTTGATTAACACCTACCGTGAAAAAGGTGACCAGAAAAAAACAGAATTGCTGATTGACGATGCGATAAAGCACTTGGAAGCATCGTTGCAACTTAATCAAACGTCTGCTGAAGCAATGGCGCTGCTTGGCTTGGTCTATGGCATGAAAGCCTCAACGGGCATGTTCGCGGGAATGCAATACGGCGGGAAATCAAGCGCAATGCTCGAGAAGGCGATGGCGCTGGCGCCGAATAACCCGCGTGTGTTAATACTGCAAGGCATTAACAAGTTCTATACGCCTGCGATGTTTGGCGGTGACAAGAAAAAAGCACGCGAATTATTCAAGCAGGCAACGGAGATTTTCGAGAAAAATCCGCCTGAACCAAGCGTTGAACCGACTTGGGGCTATGAAGAAGCATTTACTTGGCTTGGCATTGCGGCATTTGATGCAAAAGAATTTGATGTAGCCAAAGCAGCATTCGAGAAAGCTCTTGCTATCAATCCGAGTTATGGCTGGGTGAAGTACTATTGGCTGCCAAAACTTGCAGCGGCAAAATAA